TAACGCCTATTTCTTTGGGTTCTTCGAAACGGTGGTTCGGTTTATGTGGATCGAGAGCATCGACGCTGAAATAGGGCTCGTATTGTTTGACCGGCTTGCCCTTGTTGTTGAGGATGGTCTTGCCGTTGGCGATCCAGCGTAGGGGTTGCCCTGGTTTTTCAGGTTCGGCCTGGACTTTCTTCACCACTATACTGCCCATGCCGTCGGAATATTCGAAGGCCGCTTGGATCGGGCTATTGGCATTATCTGCAGTGTGTTGTTCACGAACAATACCGCAGGCGCAGGCGGGGTGCTGCCCCCAGTGGATCACGGTTGTGCCATCTAGAAGCTTCTCTTCGGTCTCGCCGAAGTAGTAAACGTGCCGGGCAGTGGCGTTGCCCAACCACGCTTTTGCTTGGGCCTCGTCGTACGGCTTTTCGTCGATGAAGAATGCGGCAAGCTGATCCGATTTTAGATCAACGAGATCATCATCAAACCCCGTCAGATTATCGCCTTCATCACCTTTGCCTTTTACCGCCATAGAGGTAGGCAGGCCCAACACATCGAAGTACACCTCGGACAGGTTGTCGTTGATGTCCTGCATCTCGCGCGGTGCTAGGACGCGGAAGTCGAATTGCGTGACGCGAGTGGTGTTGCCCAGAACATCAGTGCTGGATTTGATGTATAAATCATATCCTTCATAGCTGTTTGTGACTGGATTAATTCTTCCGTCGTATTCCAACACTGTCGTGTTGCCGAAAGGATCAGTGTAGCGCTCCGGCAAATAAAAATGCTCTTTCGCATCCGGCGCAAAACCGGCGATACCGGAGCGTATCCAGTATTGCCCAGCCAGTTCTTCAGTCGGTATTTCGGGCGGCGGTGTAAATCGAGCAATCAGATCAACCCCGCTTAGATAACCACTCCGTTTTGCATTTTGGAGCTGACCGCGCGCTGTTGTGCCGTTGACAACGTCTTCTAGCTTGTTTTTTCCAGTTGTGTCCTTGAACACCGCATCGAGCAAGTTATCGGTCAGTGCCAGTTTGTAGGCTTCATAGGTAAGCCCCAGGCGGCCGTGTTGTTTGAACGGTAGAGGATCGGTCAGGTTTTCTTTGAAAAACAGGGTTCGGGCGTGTTCGACTAAGCGTTTCTTCACTCTCGGTGGTTTCGTTTGATCTGGTAATTCATGGTATTCAAGTTTTCCCACTTGCACTATATCTGGGCCAGTTGCTGGATAAGCTGGGCTTAAATTTAATTTGCGCAGATTTTCCAGGCTCAAATAGGAACCCACCGTAACTTCTATGCCAGTCAATTCATAGGTCAACACTTCGCAAGGGACACGTAAGCGATGGTTATCGAGTGCCGCGCTCTTATCCGCCGGTTTAGTTCCGAAATCCTCCGTGTAGCGTGTCTCGGAGTACGCTACGTGGGTTTCTTCTTTTTGAACCCGATTAATTAAGGTAATCGAGTCTGTTAGTCCGGCAGCCAAATCAGCATCACCATCAAAATTACCGATGCGAGGATAAACAACGGCTACCGATTGCAGGACGTTGGCATACTCATCGTACTGAAGATTTAGGGTATGGGCTATGCGTGGGTCTGGCTTAAGTGGTTCGTCGACTTTGAGCTTGTCTAATTGGTCTTGACTAATGTCCAATTCGTAATGATAGGTAATGGCTTCGCTTTCTGCGACCAGAAATACTGCATGGAGATTGCTCTGCTTGGGTTGCAGCCGATGGATATGACAATTATGGTAAGCTGTTGAGAACAGCTTTACCGGAATTTGTCTTGCGTTTTCTAACCTTTCCAGCGCATCAATATCCAACTCGACCACTTCTTGGCGTAGCATCATGCCTTTGCAAGCTCTTAGTGCTTCCCGCCATTCTTCCGCAGGCAGGTCTTCTGCATGCAAATCGGGTTGCGGCAGCGGGTTCTCTTTAAAATCAATCTTAAGACCGGGATGTTTATCTTTAAGCCAGTTGGGGAAATATTCATGCTCGAAGTGAGAGATAATTCGCTCCCGATCGAGAAATGCACCCGTGTGATACCAAGTGATGGTTTTAATAGGGGGTTGGTATAAGGTGTTATCGTCGGTTATGTAAGGACTTGGACCATTGTTCTGCTTGAACTCACCGTAAGATTCCACATCCACTTGCTCGACTCGGCCAAAACCGCGAAACTCGCGCTCGATGCCGTCGAAATAGCCGTGGTGGTAGGAATAGGTGCTGGAGAAGCTGGTTTTTCGCCATTTGTCGGTAACTGTGACTTTCTCGACGACATGAACAGGGAAAGGCAGTTTAGTTATCCAGGGCTTGCCATCGTCTTTATCCTGGAGGTAAAACTTGGTTGAAGGCGCATAGTGGACAGTAGTTTCAGCACCCAGGTTGTTTCTCATCAATTTCAATAGATGGGGTTTCCCTTCACCCATCAGTTCGACGTAGCGCATGGGGCAGCGCGCATAGTTGGGTAATGCCGACGACCAAACCAGGCAAGCGGTACCATTACCTAGCAAATCCATTACCTGAACAGCGGCTAGATTGTCGATTGCCGGGAGGAGATCTGGCACTTCTGTCTGTAGGCTCCAGCGATTGCCCGATTGATTGAAATAGATTTGTACGCCCTTGCCGTGCAAATAAAGAATGTCTGTAGTGCCTGAACCGTCAATGTCGGCCAGACGAATCCGACGGGGATTGAATTGATCGCAGGCATCAAACCAGGGCGAATTATCCATCGTGACTTTGGCACCAAACCGGCAATAACCCAGGTTGGGCCAGTAGCAGACTTCGCCATTACGTATGCGGACAAGATCGGTGAGGCCATCGCCTGAGAGGTCGGCCAGAAAAATGGACTGTTCATTATCGGCGGAGACGAGACGAGGGCCTTTTTCTTCATCGATTTGTTGCTGGACCCGCTGCGCCACACTGAAGCCAGCTTCCGCTAAAGATGCATGCCAGATGAAAGCCTGATCCTCGGAAATGAGGATGTCGGCATGACCATCGCCGGTCAAATCGATAAATTTGAGATTTGGATCGCGGATATCGACATTCGGCCAAGCGGTAAAAGGTTGAAAAGATTCCCAATCCTGATCAAAAGTACGCTCATAAAAACCGCGTACAGGGCCTTCCATTTCCACCAGATCAGCCTGGCCATCTCCAGCCAGATCCATGAACTGGGCTTGGCCACCGGCTAGGGTTGTATTTGGTATGGTGGCAACAAGTTCGACCGGACTGAAGCGAGCAACCGTTCTTTCTGTTTTTGTGAGTGGATCATTGATTAAATTATTTGCGCTGTGATTGCGCTTATAGAGCCAGCCAGTCCCTTGTTCGGTCAGAATGCCGGTAAGACCTTCACCATCCAAATCCACCCATTGATAATTTGATCCATCCAGGCCGTGGGGGAGATTTTCCAGGCTTTCTGAATCAATTTCCCGAATTACCGTATCAATTATCGGTTGTGTGTATTCAAATTCCAATGGCGGCAATGATTTTGACAGGTAACCACCACCGGCTTTACGTTTATAACCTGTTTGGCTGACAGACTGGAGTAGAGAATAAATAGGATCCTTTATTTCGTTTGGGGCATTTTCGTAGGAATATTTGAAATCGGTAGCACGCACCAGACAATTGGCTTCGACTCCAGGCTCTCCTGGGAAATGGTGGAACATTAAAACCCGCTGGCACAGGCGATAGGTGCGTATTTCAAAGCTAGCCCTGTAGGTAGAGAATGGATCGTTACGAACCGGCCAACTCTTGCCGGTTTCTTTCGGTAACGGATTATCTCTGTCATGTTCACCGTAATCGAAAACGACTTCGAAAAACCAGTGTTGACTGGCGTCTTCTCCAGTAGTGGAAGCTGGGGGCTTAGGCCATGGCAGTGCGGCTTGAAGGCTTGGGATGTAAGGCTTATGATTGCCGTAGCGAATCCACTTTAAATACCGGTTGGTTTTACGAGTCGCGTCCGTGCGGTTTTTTTCATGCATGAACGATTCTATGGTTCGCTTTAATCCATCGACTCCCTCAGAATCCTCTGGTTTGTAACCATAAACGATGACGTTACCTTTATCGTCATAGCTTTCACAGAGCAACCACGAAAAAATACGGGGAGAATCAATACGGGCCGGATCGCCAGGATCTAGGTCAACAGGAGGATCAGCAATTCGGCTTTCGGCGGTCTTTCCATACCAACTCGTGATATTGTCTTTGGAAATGGATCGCCAGAAGGTGTCATTAGGGTCAGTTTGGTTAGTCCAACGCTCGATACGGGCAAATAATCTTTCGATGCGGGGTCGATAACGGCGAACCAAGTAAGTAACGCCGTCAACCATGCGAGTTTTCTCGTGGATTACCTGGTTGCCGTCTTTTAATGCCCAGTTGCCATCCTCATTTTTTTCGAACTCTGGCACCAAATCTTCTGCACCTGAGAGGATGAAAACATCATCAGCATCCTGGTATTTTGGTAATCCTTTGTCTGTCTTACGCGTAATAGATGGAAGTGAGAGACTCGAGCCCAAACCAAATGGGCCGTTGCCAGCACCTGAGTCGTAAGAGAGTGAAAGTTGAGGGCCAAAACCAGAACGGCCCGGACTGGTGGCGATAGGAACTGACATGGAACCAGTGCCAGTAACAGGATTGGCAGCAAACTTTTCTCCCATGCCATGAATGGCTCCGCCACCTTTCGGAAGGGCTATTGTGGGCGCAGAAACGCCGCCTTGCTTTTCTTCGCTAGCTTTCGCAGTTTCTTCAGCCTGAACCATTCGGTTACTCCACTGTTGATTGATACGTAAACTATGTCTGAGGAACTGCGTTAATGCTAAATATACTGACCGATAAATGACACTTTTCAAAAAACTCTAGCGAATGCTATACCTTTAATTGTTATTGTTCAAACTATTTCTAACATTAATCATTAGCCGCTACAGCAATCGGCATTGGAAATTTTCCAGATTATTTGTGGGGTTGGACTTTAACTTTTTAATGCTTTGAGTGGTTTTCACTTGCTTAATCCTACAGACCTATCGAAATGCAAGACAATCAGGCTCTTTCATCCTACAAAGGAGTCTGTCATGAACCAATTAATCAGTGATGAAAACGTTCGTCATATCCCTTGGAATAAAGGCAAATTAATTGGCCAAAAATTTCCTCTGAAATTGAAGGAGATATGGGCCATACGAATCCGCCTTCAGTTGGCTAACCGAATGAGAGAATTAGCGCTATTCAATCTAGCGATCGATAGTAAGTTGCGCGCTTGCGATCTAGTTCAATTACGGGTCTGTGACGTGACGCAAGGAAACAGAGTTTCAGCACGAACTATCGTTATGCAGCAGAAAACTCACCGACCGGTTCAGTTCGAAATTACCGAACAAACCCGCGATTCAGTATGGGCCTGGATCAGCCAAGCCAAGCTCCAGTCGGATGAATATCTGTTTCCGAGCCGGATTCATGATTCACCGCATCTCTCGACAAGGCAATACGCACGTATCGTAGACAGTTGGGTGAAATCGATTGGACTCGACCCTGGAGCTTATGGAACCCATACCATGCGCCGGACAAAAGCGACACTGGTTTACCGGCGGACAAAGAACCTGCGTGCGGTCCAACTGCTACTTGGACACACCAAGCTTGAAAGCACGGTCAGGTATCTCGGTATCGAAGTTGATGATGCCCTTGATATTTCGGAACAAACCGAAGTCTAAGTCTGCATTCCATTCATACGAGCGGCCGCTTTCGGGTGGTCGCTTTTAATTTGTATAATAAAAATGCGAACATCGACTGTCTGCAATGTGTCCTCGACGAGCCTTTCAGAAACTCAATTTTTCGATGTCTTGGCTGTCTGGAAATGGCACAACTGAGACTGTCAGTGTCATGTTCAATTCAAACTGATGCTTGAAATTATCATATCAAGTTCAGCGCATCACTCGCGACTGATGCGCCTCCCTTCGACCGCGCTCAGGACAGCCCTTAAGTCGGCAGCATCCTATCAATCACGCACCTCATCGCATTAATTTTGCCAGCTGCCAAGCCTTCAGGGCAGCGTGGACTGACACGCGTAAAATAACCAATCGAGTATCTTGGGCGAGTGCGGCAATGGCGGCTTTATTTTCCATAGTTCAGAATTGGTCGAAATGTAAAAAATCAGTCAATCGCTTTAACGAAGTTGTCATGTTGCCAAATTAGACTGGGGTTTTTCAGTCATCAATTTTCGAGCCAATTTATGAAAAAACCAGCACGAACAAAACTGGCGGTGGCCATTGGCGCCTTCGGTTTAACCCTGTCGGTCAGTGCGATAGCGGACGACCATCTTGAACACAATCAGAGCAGCGTATCGGCTCAAGTGCCGACATCTGCCGCCGAATGGTTCAAAGTGGGTGAGCAATCGGTATGGGTCAATAAGCGCGATGTCGCGAGATTACGCAAAGCTAAAAACGTCATTTTATTCGTAGGCGATGGCATGGGCGTTTCGACCGTCACTGCGGCCCGCATCCTGGAAGGCCAAATTGACGGACGCGATGGCGAATTTAACCGTCTTGCTTTTGAACGCTTCAGCAACATCGCTCACTCGGTAACGGCAAGTGCCAACCAGCAAACTTCGGATTCAGCGCCGACGGCTACTGCCATGGTTGCCGGGATCAAAGCCAATGATGGCGCTATCTCTGTCGATCAAAGCATTGCGCGCACTGAAAAAAGCGATGACATTACGGCGGCTAAAAGCGTTAAAACTATCTTGGAACGTGCGGAAGAACGCGGTATGTCGACCGGTGTGGTGACCACCGCTCGTTTTACGCATGCGACTCCTGCAGTCAACTACGCCCACATCGCTGATCGCGATTGGGAAGCCGATAGCAATCTGCCTGCCGGTGCAACGGTCAAGGACATCGCCCGTCAATTGCTGGAGTTTCCATACGGCGATGGCTTGGAAGTCGCACTGGGCGGTGGCCGCAGCTACTTCATGCGGGACACCGACGCCGATCCGGAATATCCGACTCAAAAAGGTCGCCGCAAGGACGGCCGCGACTTGACTGCGGAATGGTCTTCCAACTACAACAATTCCGACTATATTTGGAACCAGGAGCAATTCGACGCGGTGAATCCAGCCAACACCGACCATCTGCTCGGGTTGTTCGAACGCTCGCACATGCGCTACGAGGCAGATCGCAAGGATGATGCGGCTGGCGAACCTTCGTTAGCGGAAATGACTGAAAAGGCCATTAAAATCCTGCAAAAAAACAAAAAGGGTTTTTACTTGATGGTTGAAGGCGGCCGTATCGATCACGCCCACCACGCCGGCAATGCTTACCGCGCATTGACCGATACGATTGCGTTTTCTAACGCTGTCAAAAAAGCCAAAGAATTGACCAACGATAAAGATACTTTGATTCTGGTTACGGCTGACCATAGCCATGTGTTCACCATTGCCGGTTACCCTTCCCGCGGTAACCCGATTCTGGGCAAAACCGCAGTGGATGGCGTAGTAGCAAAAGATTCACTGGGCTTGCCTTACACCACGCTGTCTTATGCCAATGGCCCAGGCTGGACCGGTGGTCTGCAACGTAAGGAATTCAATTCTGCCAAAGAAAGCACTGTAGCTGCATCCTATGCCGGCGACAAACTGCGTCCTGATTTGACCGCTGTGGATACCGAAAATCCAGGCTATATGCAGGAAGCGACTGTGCCAATGGGTTCAGAAACTCATGCTGGTGAAGACGTTACGATCTATGCCAATGGCCCAGGCGCTTATTTGGTGCACGGAACGCTGGAGCAAAACGTGATTTATCACGTCATGGCCGATGCGTTAGGCTGGAAGAACCGCCGCTAATCGTCAGCAGTAAACAGTGATCAGGGGCGCTTAGCGCCCCTGATTTTTTGATCCTCCTACAAGAAGCAGTATCCATGTTAAGAATGTCGTCCTCAATATTAAACAAGCTGTTCCCTCTCTCTGCCCTAATACTGGTTGCCGGTTGCAGCGGCAATCCTGCCCGGCCTGCTGACGCCGGCAAAGTCATTGATTTATACTCTGAAAACTTGCCTAAAGTAGCCGCCGAGTACATGACGACGCGCGAAGTTGAAGAACACGAGCATGAGCATCAAGACGTTGTTGCCGACAGTGTGGCATGGCGATTCTGGCGTAACGGCCAACAGATCGTTATTGAACGGCCCCAGCTTGGACTAGGAGAATTGTGGCAACGTGACGGCAAAACACTGATTCATCGCAAGTTGTATCATGCTGATCGTCGGGCGATCGAGTTCCAGGAAGATGACTTGCGGATGCTGGAAATCAAACCGTCCTGGCAGAAACTGGCGCTGCTCGTGGAGCAGAAAGTATTGGAACAGTTGTCCGCTGGCGATGTGGAATGGTCAGACAACCATCCCATTCGCGAATATGAAGGAAAAATCGGCGATTCACAGTGGCATATCGTGATGCGCATGGACCTGGGTCTGCCTGTTCTGATTGATCGGGAACATGATGGCATGTCCGAGCATACTGAATTACTGAACACGTACGAATTAAACGCCGCTCCCTGGCAACCCACGCCAACCAATGGCTACGAGATTATCGATTACGCCGATTTAGGCGATAAGGAATACGACCCGTTTGTCATCAAAGTTCAATCGCAAATGGGGCATGATCACCATCATTAAAAATGGTGGAAAGCGTTTTTGATAAACATGGCGGCCCCAACCGAAGCGTTGGGGTTAAAACTGCGTGTTAAAGCACCAGCTATAGTGATTTCCTCATCAGGAGGTTATGCCGAAAATTGGGGTAATGGCGCCGATTTGCCGGACGTGGTGTCAGGGGAATGACTCGAACGATGCGGTTCGTGCCTCACTACATCCTACCGCGCTATGAGGTCACTTTTGCTGGAAAAGACGGGATTTTGCTGCAAAAAAATCGGACGGGGACAAGGAACATCGCTGTAACTTGCATCATTCAACCCGCGAGTCCCAATGACGTAGGGTGGTTTCGCGCAGCAAACCGCCATTTCAAGCAGGCCAGTAATATTGCAGATATTACGTTTCAAGGCTCCCATTGTTGGCGGATTGCCAAGGCAAATCCGCCATACGGCCATATATAAACTTGACCGAACCCAAATTCAATTTCAAGCTATGAGTTGAGCAAGCTTAATGTAGTTTTTACGAATTTGCTCGCAAATATAAGATGATAGAGACTATGTCTAAATAGAGTCCCGTCTCGGGAGGTGGTCATAAATGAATCATAAAGAAAAATTTTTTATTGCGTTTATGAAATTGGCCGGCCCTTACTGGAAATCCGAGAATAGCCTAATAATATGGACAGAAACTGTCCTGGTGATTGTACTGACGGTGATGCAAATTGAATTGGCTGTCTATATTACTCAATGGAATGCCGCTCTTTTTGATGCCATTGAACAACGATCAATGGCTGGCGTAAAAACCCAGGCCGTCATATTAATTCTGATCTTCACTGGTAGCATAGCGATCGCCACAGTCCATTTAATCGTCAAACGGCGCTTATTGATTGGGTGGCGGACCTGGCTAACCGAAAAAGTCATTGCCAAGTGGATACAAGAAGGCCGCCATTATCAGATCACTTTATTATCCCAAAGTGATCATGACAATCCGGATGGCCGCATCGCGGAAGATATTCGTATTGCGACCGAAGACGCTATAGCGCTAATCCATTCATTGTTTTACTGTTTACTAATGTTGGCGAGCTTTAGCCAAATTCTTTGGGGCATTTCTGGAAAAGTTGTATTTGAGTTCGGAAACGTTTCGATTCCGGTGATGGGATACCTGGTCTGGATATCGATCAGCTACTCAATCTGCGCTTCGATTTTAGGCTGGTGGATGGGGAAGCCGATGACATCGGCCACCCACACAAGACAAACCAGAGAAGCTAATTTCCGGCACAATCTGATAGATATTCAGAATAATTCTCGAGCCATCGCATTGATTCGAGGCGAGGCTAACGAACAAGAGCGGCTGCTCGATTCGTTTCGAGCGATTATCGGGTCCTATGCCGAACAAACAAGCGCCTGGATTCGAATTCAGTTATTTACGTCCGGCTACTCAGTCGCATCCATGGCCTTGCCGATTTTAGTTGCATCGCCGCGTTATATAGCCGGTGCAATTTCATTGGGTATTTTGATTCAGTCCGTCCAGGCCTTTCAGC
This is a stretch of genomic DNA from Methylobacter sp. YRD-M1. It encodes these proteins:
- a CDS encoding alkaline phosphatase → MKKPARTKLAVAIGAFGLTLSVSAIADDHLEHNQSSVSAQVPTSAAEWFKVGEQSVWVNKRDVARLRKAKNVILFVGDGMGVSTVTAARILEGQIDGRDGEFNRLAFERFSNIAHSVTASANQQTSDSAPTATAMVAGIKANDGAISVDQSIARTEKSDDITAAKSVKTILERAEERGMSTGVVTTARFTHATPAVNYAHIADRDWEADSNLPAGATVKDIARQLLEFPYGDGLEVALGGGRSYFMRDTDADPEYPTQKGRRKDGRDLTAEWSSNYNNSDYIWNQEQFDAVNPANTDHLLGLFERSHMRYEADRKDDAAGEPSLAEMTEKAIKILQKNKKGFYLMVEGGRIDHAHHAGNAYRALTDTIAFSNAVKKAKELTNDKDTLILVTADHSHVFTIAGYPSRGNPILGKTAVDGVVAKDSLGLPYTTLSYANGPGWTGGLQRKEFNSAKESTVAASYAGDKLRPDLTAVDTENPGYMQEATVPMGSETHAGEDVTIYANGPGAYLVHGTLEQNVIYHVMADALGWKNRR
- a CDS encoding SpvB/TcaC N-terminal domain-containing protein; protein product: MVQAEETAKASEEKQGGVSAPTIALPKGGGAIHGMGEKFAANPVTGTGSMSVPIATSPGRSGFGPQLSLSYDSGAGNGPFGLGSSLSLPSITRKTDKGLPKYQDADDVFILSGAEDLVPEFEKNEDGNWALKDGNQVIHEKTRMVDGVTYLVRRYRPRIERLFARIERWTNQTDPNDTFWRSISKDNITSWYGKTAESRIADPPVDLDPGDPARIDSPRIFSWLLCESYDDKGNVIVYGYKPEDSEGVDGLKRTIESFMHEKNRTDATRKTNRYLKWIRYGNHKPYIPSLQAALPWPKPPASTTGEDASQHWFFEVVFDYGEHDRDNPLPKETGKSWPVRNDPFSTYRASFEIRTYRLCQRVLMFHHFPGEPGVEANCLVRATDFKYSYENAPNEIKDPIYSLLQSVSQTGYKRKAGGGYLSKSLPPLEFEYTQPIIDTVIREIDSESLENLPHGLDGSNYQWVDLDGEGLTGILTEQGTGWLYKRNHSANNLINDPLTKTERTVARFSPVELVATIPNTTLAGGQAQFMDLAGDGQADLVEMEGPVRGFYERTFDQDWESFQPFTAWPNVDIRDPNLKFIDLTGDGHADILISEDQAFIWHASLAEAGFSVAQRVQQQIDEEKGPRLVSADNEQSIFLADLSGDGLTDLVRIRNGEVCYWPNLGYCRFGAKVTMDNSPWFDACDQFNPRRIRLADIDGSGTTDILYLHGKGVQIYFNQSGNRWSLQTEVPDLLPAIDNLAAVQVMDLLGNGTACLVWSSALPNYARCPMRYVELMGEGKPHLLKLMRNNLGAETTVHYAPSTKFYLQDKDDGKPWITKLPFPVHVVEKVTVTDKWRKTSFSSTYSYHHGYFDGIEREFRGFGRVEQVDVESYGEFKQNNGPSPYITDDNTLYQPPIKTITWYHTGAFLDRERIISHFEHEYFPNWLKDKHPGLKIDFKENPLPQPDLHAEDLPAEEWREALRACKGMMLRQEVVELDIDALERLENARQIPVKLFSTAYHNCHIHRLQPKQSNLHAVFLVAESEAITYHYELDISQDQLDKLKVDEPLKPDPRIAHTLNLQYDEYANVLQSVAVVYPRIGNFDGDADLAAGLTDSITLINRVQKEETHVAYSETRYTEDFGTKPADKSAALDNHRLRVPCEVLTYELTGIEVTVGSYLSLENLRKLNLSPAYPATGPDIVQVGKLEYHELPDQTKPPRVKKRLVEHARTLFFKENLTDPLPFKQHGRLGLTYEAYKLALTDNLLDAVFKDTTGKNKLEDVVNGTTARGQLQNAKRSGYLSGVDLIARFTPPPEIPTEELAGQYWIRSGIAGFAPDAKEHFYLPERYTDPFGNTTVLEYDGRINPVTNSYEGYDLYIKSSTDVLGNTTRVTQFDFRVLAPREMQDINDNLSEVYFDVLGLPTSMAVKGKGDEGDNLTGFDDDLVDLKSDQLAAFFIDEKPYDEAQAKAWLGNATARHVYYFGETEEKLLDGTTVIHWGQHPACACGIVREQHTADNANSPIQAAFEYSDGMGSIVVKKVQAEPEKPGQPLRWIANGKTILNNKGKPVKQYEPYFSVDALDPHKPNHRFEEPKEIGVTPVIYYDAAGRTVRTEMPDGSYSRVEFSPWHVRSYDPNDTAFDPSPAAKHSDWYECRTNPAHERFVDFNTPENLRAAKAAEAHANTPALTLLDSLGREVISVAHNKVKDGLGAQKDEKYITFTKLDAEGKPLWVRDARKNLVMQYITPIKPIQAAKEPDPSNPENIPTNSVPCYDIAGNLLFQHSMDAGDRWMLNDAAGKPMLAWDYNERQDEAGAVFAENRLYFTEYDELHRPKTHWLAINGGDAQMIERFEYVDTKDNVNIDDAHSRNLCGQLHKHFDSSGLKQVERLDFKGNPLELRRQLAQAFKAPVIDWQPGSTTAGLETETFTQLTEYDALNRMARLYNWHNAAPGSRVAVYEPQYSRRGLLVGETIVIRATKTATGYTEGPQAQKTLAIQNIEYNVKGQKERIQYGNGTVTRYEYDPETFRLRQLRTTRPGFEKTLPQTPSGLKDDKVLQNHYYTYDPVGNITEILDDAYEPVFFQNQKVEPISRYTYDALYRLIQASGRESGAASGIPQQFAEKVKIVSFPVTDPGALRNYRQDYVYDAVGNISEINHSAGLIGSPKRTYAYAADSNRLLSTTSGDAVNKTTTYHYDPHGNMLNVANVTPGQFMRWNYQDMIHFLDLEGGGLAYYNYDADKQRTRKRLERLGGTIEERIDLGGLELYRKFTGGVLVEEIESVHVFEGQQRILLIDDVLQTDKAKLKTGPLYRYQYSNHLGSATQELDDQAQIISYEEYHPYGTTAFYATRSQTDTPKRYRYTSKERDEETGFSYHGARYYAGWLGRWICCDPGGMVDGLNFFYYSQNNPICLLDSDGKQSKPSVIFALPSTITFVDKKKKSIQVPGKLIVQTDKETRETDLEPKSTSMPLKREDNYQIPENKYIPDLGGYLERESSSGELKFYSGPTPEEIAVQAETRGVWENAIQRSQELILAAEMYKYNQLMFVFSELAGTALGEYVIAPVLGRAFSAISAEGTELASGSVNPVRGSVSSSSFEVEPVAPLEPQVEGGRVLFPRGPGASEGPVPNGYVPVSRWVEASEVERWMANGGTYIPPDIGGEAGRVYVTTPGAARPPGTGPIRIDFFVAEQSLKPAGTPEWRQIFQPVQHMPVHNVTIHLPPP
- a CDS encoding ABC transporter ATP-binding protein/permease; the encoded protein is MNHKEKFFIAFMKLAGPYWKSENSLIIWTETVLVIVLTVMQIELAVYITQWNAALFDAIEQRSMAGVKTQAVILILIFTGSIAIATVHLIVKRRLLIGWRTWLTEKVIAKWIQEGRHYQITLLSQSDHDNPDGRIAEDIRIATEDAIALIHSLFYCLLMLASFSQILWGISGKVVFEFGNVSIPVMGYLVWISISYSICASILGWWMGKPMTSATHTRQTREANFRHNLIDIQNNSRAIALIRGEANEQERLLDSFRAIIGSYAEQTSAWIRIQLFTSGYSVASMALPILVASPRYIAGAISLGILIQSVQAFQHMVSALSWPVDNMAQAAKWRTSVERVLGLMNALDHLEHDILPPNPHQIRVNDANVSALTFNNVRLEDLKGEKLSIVFNDEIKAGEHVLISDQANNGPKLFKAIAGLWPWGSGQIEVPSGQSTFFMPPKPYLPAKSLFDAICYPKSKTAFDQAEVEKKLEQVGQKNLINQLDQVDAWEEVLSNEQQQYLGVVRALLHRPQWLFIQEALDSLPPNDEEKMLKLLAHELPHAGILTITRQPSAQAFHKRKLRI
- a CDS encoding tyrosine-type recombinase/integrase gives rise to the protein MNQLISDENVRHIPWNKGKLIGQKFPLKLKEIWAIRIRLQLANRMRELALFNLAIDSKLRACDLVQLRVCDVTQGNRVSARTIVMQQKTHRPVQFEITEQTRDSVWAWISQAKLQSDEYLFPSRIHDSPHLSTRQYARIVDSWVKSIGLDPGAYGTHTMRRTKATLVYRRTKNLRAVQLLLGHTKLESTVRYLGIEVDDALDISEQTEV